The Mugil cephalus isolate CIBA_MC_2020 chromosome 8, CIBA_Mcephalus_1.1, whole genome shotgun sequence genome segment ACAGAAACACTAGCAACCAGAAGAGACGCAGGAAGAAGCTCCCAAGAGGGTGAGAAGGGCCTCACTGTGTTTTCACGATGTATTAATTGTGTGTCCCTTTTCACATCTCGGTTCAGGGGCTCGctttactgtcttttttttttttttttttttttccatggatAAGAGGGCAGGTTTGGAAAAATGTactcatgaaaacaaaaacctccTTCAACTAACACTCTGTACTCAGAGGTTGGCCACATgaagaggcacacacacaaacacgcatacATGCTGTGGGCGAAGCACTCCCTCATTCAGCCCATTCCCCGTCCTAACAGAGAACATGTTGTTGGTTCGTCTGCAGCCGTTGAGGTAATATTTAGGTCCGCTGCCTGTTCCTGGCTGCCCTACCTGTCCCAAACACACAGAGCCCTGTTCATATGAGAAGTATGGGTGATTCCTTAAAAGATGGCTTGTTCTTCACACACACCTTTGGctcctcatttgttttttttgttttttgtttgctaatgaaaatattaaaatggatTCAACGTGATTTCCTCTTAAACCCTCTCACATTGAAGCTCAACGTGTCATAAGATATTGAGTCGTGCTTCTTTGTCGTCTTAGCAAAGCTGAGGTGTCTTGCGATGATGACCAGAGCTCGGACGCGCCAAAAGTGATGAAAATATTCAACCGCTCTCTGctctttgagtgtgtgtcacGTGGAGACCCCGAATCCCTCGAGGGCCTGTTGGAGTACCTGCAAAGTCAGGAAAAGAGGTTAACCGATGAGGAGTTCAGAGGTAAGACAGAGAGGGGTTTGAGACGCAGATAATCCAAGCCTCATCCTGACATCATGAATCTGCCTGTGCTCTAAACCAGAAACTCCTTATCCTGTGGTTACTTTATCTTTGACCCTTTTTTTACTCCCCTGCCCCCCTTTTCCTCTCGTCTGTTTTTGGCTGCGGATGTGAGATGGAAAAGGTGGGGTGATGTGAGTCTTTGTCCCACTGATAGGCGAGCCCGAAGAAAGTTTCCTGTGTGAGAAGTTTTTTCAAGCTTATGACAAGGAGCAGAGAGAAATCACAGCAAACTGCTGACTCCGTGAGAGTTAAGGAGGAGACTTCGGCTCTTtggttgtttgcttttttttttttttagtaacagAGTGGCTAATAATAGTGAAGAGCTCGCTTGAACTCAGTTTTTAACCTTTTGCTGGTCCGAAGCTCAGATACTTGTTTGCATGCATCAATTTCCGAAACTGTATAAAATAGTGTACTCATTCACAGCACACTAAGAGGAACAACAGGAAGTCATTTTATAAGACACTATCCCCCAGGCAAAGTAATCCAAGACATACTCATGACAGGGCTGTGGATATGAATTAAAGTTGCATCATCAATATAATCACTTCACAATGACCTCAGTGATGATGGAAGAGTTCATCTGATAGGGCGGGGGCGGCTTGAATGGTTAAAGAATTATAGTTTGACACTAATGCAGgactaaacaaagaaaaagaaactgtccAGACTCAATAAAAcatctttcttttattgtctttttttctctctctctctctctcaaagaGCCATCCACCGGTAAGACGTGTCTGCCTAAAGCTCTGTTGAACCTTTATGGCGGCCAGAATGACACCATCCCACTGCTGGTGGACATCGCAGAGAAGACCGGAAACCTCAGAGAGTTCATAAATACACCCTTCAGGGATTTCTACTACAGAGGTATGAAAACAAGCCAGCAATGACaacatgcaggtgaaaaaaaaaaaaactcaaggtAACAAGGGTTTCATCTGAAGTTCTGCAGTTTTATACAACACTGTTGCTGCATTTGTGGAGGATGGCAGAGACAGAGCCCTGTTGAGCGTATATTAACAAGGCAAAGGGGGAAAAGGAATGTATATACaccatgtatgtgtgtttacagtggcAATTTACGACCCAGTGAATGACAGTATCCAGGCCTCATTTATTTGGGTTTCATCCCTTACTTTACTAGAGACAGTATATAGCCTCTCCCACCTTGTAACACGTTTTAAGACAAAGTGTGACGATACTGTCTGCTCCATGTTTACCTGTTTACCTAACCTCTAACAGCTTTTTTTAGGCCTTTTTATGTGACAacgtaaaatatttaaagacacAGTTTTCATGGGTTTGAGCCCATACACTCACTGGTACATGAATGCAGCCTTGACTGacttttagttctttttttaactttcattaAATCAACatagttttctttaaaaaaaaaaaaagaagaaaaaaaaaggcaaatagCAGGAGCTGACAATGCTTCTCTTGTgtaactgttgtttttcttttccatttcataATGCCCGTCAACATAATCAGTTCCATGCACCTAAATTTGCTACTTCTTCTTGAGCAACACATTCTTGCTGGTGTGTATGTTTTCAATTCAGAGAGAAATACCTTCAGTAGTAACAATGCTTCTGTGTTGCGTCGTCAGGCCAGACCGCGCTCCACATTGCCATCGAGCGACGCTCTAAGCAGTACGTGGAGCTGCTGGTGGAGCAGGGGGCCGACGTTCATGCCCAGGCGAGGGGACGCTTCTTCCAGCCCAGAGATGAGGGAGGCTACTTCTACTTTGGTAATGACCTTTGTCAGACCATAAACTTCTGAATTTCCATTTCCAGCAAAACGTATTACAAAACAAGTCCTGGAAAAGCTGTTGCTGCATTTTCTGCCTCATATGTTAAAAATGATGTAATGTGTCTGAGGTTTTTATGGCTTCGCTGGTCGCAAATTCAATTTCCACTCTCACTGGTTTGCTTGTTCCGACTTTTTATGACGCAGAAATGACACCCGTGTTTAGTAATGTACTTGACAGCCGCCGCCaagattaaataattaaaacgtGGCACATTTTTCTGGCAAATGAAcctctgttgccatggaaaaaaagaagtgacaTTACACCCCAcccttttactttttgttttttatatggCAAGCTTTGGCAGGACTAGTACGGTTTGGATagtgctgtggtctgatggTGAACTCCACCTTAAAGGCAAATGTTTTTTGAAGTATCGTACGAGAAGTCGTCATCTGCAATGCtccaaaaacacatgaaaacacaagcGTTATGTTATACGTTCAAGAAGTGCGTCCAGTGAAAGGTGTCTGTGTTATATAGAAAAGTAAACATCCTCTGTCTGTATGCGAGGAAATAAACTCAACACTGCCCTCTGCTGGCGTCTGCTCTGCTGTCACCTTACAGTAATGAACCCAGAAAAAGTATGaacatctatttatttatatctcaTTTGTATCTTTTGGTGACACATGCAGCGTGTAATTGATTTAAATATTACTCCCAAAATgttaaaaggtggatatggacagctGTcggctttgttttatttatttatttttcctaacCTAacccaaatttaaaaaacatttatttgattaaaatcaAGCCTCATCTTCCTTACTCATCGCAGAGGAGATGATTTCTATTTGCACTTAGCATGGTTGTCATTCCTAAATCCCAGCGTGTCCGGGCACAGTGTGAGTAATTTGCCGCGGAGCTTTGCAGTGAGGTGAACAGGAACCTGGCAGGGCTGATGGCTAATGGGATTTAGGCTCACGTTAACACTCTGCATGCACCCGTGCAAATCCATGAAGAGGAGCGTTTCTATGCGAGGTGACAAAGTAATCTGTCACCCATGGCAACGGCTCATTTTCAGCAGCTGCTTTTGGCACTCTGGCCCCATCGCGCCCCTCCCTCAAACAACTGCTAATTGTGCTGCTTTCATAGCGGGGATTTAAGTCAGATCTTTGAGCCATGTTTAGTATGCTTTGTGAAAACATACAGACGCCAGCTACACTTCTTAATTAACCCTCCTGTTGATTTGcttatttttaatctgaaatgCAGTTATCCTAATCTCTCTGCAATTTCAGCATAAAGCGagacctctctctgtctctgtgtctctccctctgtgttcgCTCAGGTGAGCTGCCTCTGTCTCTGGCTGCGTGCACTAACCAGCCTGACATAGTTCACTACCTGACAGAGAATCCACACAAGAAGGCCGACCTGCGACGCCAGGATTCGCGCGGAAACACGGTGCTGCACGCGCTGGTGCACATTGCAGACAACACCAAGGACAACACCCGCTTCCTCACAAAGATGTACGACCTTCTGCTAATCAAGAGTGCCAAGCTTTACCCAGACTGCAGCCTGGAGACGGTGCTCAACAACGATGGCATGTCGCCGCTCATGATGGCCGCCAAACTGGGCAAGATAGGGGTAGATACGTTTACAGTCATAAGTCCAATTACAGCAGAATTTCCCACTTTAGTGATAGATCTTTACTTTAACACTCTAAAGTCCAAAATCAAAGATCAGACGGTTGGCTTTTCCATGTACCTCCAGGTTTTTCAGCACATCATCCGACGTGAGATCAAACACGAGGAAGCTCGTCACCTGTCACGTAAGTTTAAGGACTGGGCTTATGGACCGGTGTATTCCTCCCTCTATGACCTGTCTTCTCTGGATACCTGTGGAGAGGAGCCGTCAGTGCTGGAGATCCTTGTCTACAACAGTCGCAATGAGGTGAATAAACCTTCTCTGCAACAGCTGGAATCAAatgttgtcaaaaaaaagacaagttaaaatgttgaaaatgtaaaGGTGTGTACAAAGATCAGTATTTCTTGAGACTGTTTTAGCAGAACCGTCATGAGATGCTGGCGGTGGAGCCCATCAATGAGCTGCTGAGGGCCAAATGGCAGAAGTTTGCTGCTGTCTCTTTTTACATCAGCGTGGTTTCCTACCTCATCACCATGATCATCTTCACCGTCGTGGCTTATTACCACCCGACACAGGGAACGGTGGGTGAATAATTAAGACACCACATAAATGTATTAGGAGACAATCTACTGCATAggtcttgaataaataaataaataaatataattaaaatttctttaaatacacattaatacaaatccaacgtattttagtaaagagataaatgcaGTCAGAAGACGTTACccccaccctactgttgcacatgttcaaaataaaaaattaatatttaaacctgtgtattatttaaataacttaatactggatccaaaataataataatcatactgtcatactgtatatttagcactgggctgagtttaatatagaacacatatagtaggtagggggttcctacttaatcctcccattagtttgggggtccttggccttaaAAACGCTTCgtattaaaataacatataCATTGTTTGAAACTGCTTCCTTGCCAAGAGGTTCATGAGAAGATTGAAGCCACTCTCGTATGTGCGTAtgctaaatatgaagctacaggcAGCTGCCAGTTATCTCCGATTAGCATAAAGATTTGCAGGTGCAAACAGCAAGAATAAACATTCACCCCTACATTTTTCCTCATACACTTGTGTATGCAAAACGTGTAAAGTGtgacaaattgtgttttttaaaaagggattTTATGCTAAGATCCAGCTGCTGGCTCAATCTTTATTCTGATGGATTTTAGATCGACAGCAATCTCATCATCTAACCTTCGGCAAGACCTTATACTTCTATGAGAGCATCAGCTTCCTGCCTCATAAAATATTTCCATaaggtgtgttttgtgtatcCATTGATTTATTGCCTAGTGAAACAATAAGTCATCTTTAGGTTTTGCCTTTCTTCCTTCTAGCCACCGCACCCGTACACCACATCCTCCGACTACTGGCGGATGGCAGGAGAGATTGTTACATTGGCATCAGgaatcttcttcttcctcacaaATGTAAGTCGGCACGCTCTGAGTCCTTGTGATGGTTCGATCAGAACAAAGCTGCCTTTCCCCGAGTCTCTTGCACCAACACAGTGTAGTTGTGTCACTGTGGTAATGTTTCCCCTGTTCTTTGCAGATTAAGGATCTCTTCCTGAAAAAGTGCCCCGGGGTGaagtctttatttattgatgGATCCTTTCAGCTGCTGTAGTAAGTCTCCGTCCTCTGTCCTTGCAGCCCCTCACCCTCACCTCTGCTTCATCCTTTGCTGACGATAACCCGAGGCACATTTTCGCATCCTCTTAACTGAGTCATCTAATTATTTTGCCGGCATCCTCTCTGGCATGTTTTACAGCTTCAATCCTTAATTAAATCCGTGATCCAAACAAAGATCAGAGGATGTCGGGCACTTCCCTGAACCATGTTGATTTAAATCATTAGCTGTGATGTCCACATACTTTTTAAAATGCCAAATGCCTGCAATCACATCTTCCCTGTCCTCATTTATCACTTCTGTATGACTGAATCACTGACTTAGTTATTCTCTCCTCTTTAGTTTCATCTACTCTGTACTGATtatagtcacagctgccctctACCTGTCTGGCATCAAGGCCTATGTCTCTGTGATGGTGTTTGCACTCGTCCTGGGCTGGATGAACACGCTGTACTTCACACGAGGCCTGAAGCTCACCGGTACCTACAGCATCATGATACAGAAGGTTAGAAAATGAAAACGGAGAGAAAAATCAAAGCAATCATACATAAGCTCAAATGTGTTGGTAcatcacacctttttttttttttttggtttctgtttctcagATTCTTTTCAAAGACCTTTTCAGATTTCTGCTGGTCTACGTGCTCTTCATGATTGGATATGCATCAGGTATGCTAAAAGGATGTTTATTCTGGTCTACCAGCCTAGTCCCAGACATTAAATTGAAAATTGACTCCATTCAGCCTT includes the following:
- the trpv4 gene encoding transient receptor potential cation channel subfamily V member 4 isoform X2, which produces MNEGRSTLFRRCHQALSKADTLGSVSARASPSVDSGNGVGDVATPLQADAAFPLSELSHLFESEDGSPSAQDTSQDPALEAAQPGQPADSRQNLRMKFQGAFKKGISTPMDLLESTIYESNVAPGAKKAPMDSLFDYGTYRNTSNQKRRRKKLPRGKAEVSCDDDQSSDAPKVMKIFNRSLLFECVSRGDPESLEGLLEYLQSQEKRLTDEEFREPSTGKTCLPKALLNLYGGQNDTIPLLVDIAEKTGNLREFINTPFRDFYYRGQTALHIAIERRSKQYVELLVEQGADVHAQARGRFFQPRDEGGYFYFGELPLSLAACTNQPDIVHYLTENPHKKADLRRQDSRGNTVLHALVHIADNTKDNTRFLTKMYDLLLIKSAKLYPDCSLETVLNNDGMSPLMMAAKLGKIGVFQHIIRREIKHEEARHLSRKFKDWAYGPVYSSLYDLSSLDTCGEEPSVLEILVYNSRNENRHEMLAVEPINELLRAKWQKFAAVSFYISVVSYLITMIIFTVVAYYHPTQGTPPHPYTTSSDYWRMAGEIVTLASGIFFFLTNIKDLFLKKCPGVKSLFIDGSFQLLYFIYSVLIIVTAALYLSGIKAYVSVMVFALVLGWMNTLYFTRGLKLTGTYSIMIQKILFKDLFRFLLVYVLFMIGYASALVSLLTVCPPPGSECEGECPTYPKCRDPDTFSTFLLDLFKLTIGMGELDMIYSAQYPAVFLILLVTYIILTFVLLLNMLIALMGETVGQVSKESKKIWKLQWATTILDIERSFPVCLRKSFRAGEMVTVGKNCDGTPDRRWCFRVDEVNWCHWNQNLAIISEDPGKSETSQANGLPQSVRGLRRDRWSTVVPRAVELSKGSRPQDLVVEMEPLTSRH
- the trpv4 gene encoding transient receptor potential cation channel subfamily V member 4 isoform X1, whose amino-acid sequence is MNEGRSTLFRRCHQALSKADTLGSVSARASPSVDSGNGVGDVATPLQADAAFPLSELSHLFESEDGSPSAQDTSQDPALEAAQPGQPADSRQNLRMKFQGAFKKGISTPMDLLESTIYESNVAPGAKKAPMDSLFDYGTYRNTSNQKRRRKKLPRGKAEVSCDDDQSSDAPKVMKIFNRSLLFECVSRGDPESLEGLLEYLQSQEKRLTDEEFREPSTGKTCLPKALLNLYGGQNDTIPLLVDIAEKTGNLREFINTPFRDFYYRGQTALHIAIERRSKQYVELLVEQGADVHAQARGRFFQPRDEGGYFYFGELPLSLAACTNQPDIVHYLTENPHKKADLRRQDSRGNTVLHALVHIADNTKDNTRFLTKMYDLLLIKSAKLYPDCSLETVLNNDGMSPLMMAAKLGKIGVFQHIIRREIKHEEARHLSRKFKDWAYGPVYSSLYDLSSLDTCGEEPSVLEILVYNSRNEQNRHEMLAVEPINELLRAKWQKFAAVSFYISVVSYLITMIIFTVVAYYHPTQGTPPHPYTTSSDYWRMAGEIVTLASGIFFFLTNIKDLFLKKCPGVKSLFIDGSFQLLYFIYSVLIIVTAALYLSGIKAYVSVMVFALVLGWMNTLYFTRGLKLTGTYSIMIQKILFKDLFRFLLVYVLFMIGYASALVSLLTVCPPPGSECEGECPTYPKCRDPDTFSTFLLDLFKLTIGMGELDMIYSAQYPAVFLILLVTYIILTFVLLLNMLIALMGETVGQVSKESKKIWKLQWATTILDIERSFPVCLRKSFRAGEMVTVGKNCDGTPDRRWCFRVDEVNWCHWNQNLAIISEDPGKSETSQANGLPQSVRGLRRDRWSTVVPRAVELSKGSRPQDLVVEMEPLTSRH